The following coding sequences lie in one Oceanicola sp. 502str15 genomic window:
- a CDS encoding sialic acid TRAP transporter substrate-binding protein SiaP, producing the protein MTGLLLAGLGAFSATALSAETLKWAHVYEASHPNHKWAEWAADEIEKRTEGRYEIDIFPASSLGKQADIDEGLTLGTVDIVYTGVQFAGRDYADVGLLGAPYVFRDLDHWKAVRDNELFSEIAQGYQDQTGHHIAALNYYGSRHTTSNKRIETPDDMQGLKIRVPNAPLYMMFPEAQGANATPIAFAEVYLALQQGVVEAEENPLPTIQSMKFHEVQDYVVLTGHITDSLVTIVSGNVWGGLSDDDKAIFDQVLAEAAEGVTADVEKSEQELVEYFKGEGLEIIEVDREPFRQNVLPLLQDGSQDWSPETFDKLQAVK; encoded by the coding sequence ATGACCGGTCTGCTGCTTGCAGGCTTGGGCGCGTTTTCCGCGACGGCCCTTTCGGCAGAGACGTTGAAATGGGCGCACGTCTACGAGGCGTCGCATCCGAATCACAAATGGGCCGAGTGGGCTGCCGACGAAATCGAGAAGAGAACCGAAGGGCGCTACGAGATCGACATCTTTCCGGCCTCGAGCTTGGGCAAACAGGCGGACATCGACGAGGGCCTGACTCTGGGGACTGTCGATATCGTTTATACCGGTGTCCAGTTCGCGGGTCGCGACTATGCCGACGTCGGTCTCTTGGGCGCGCCGTACGTATTCCGCGACCTCGACCATTGGAAAGCGGTCCGCGACAACGAACTTTTCAGTGAGATCGCCCAAGGGTACCAGGACCAGACCGGGCACCACATCGCCGCTCTGAACTACTACGGCTCGCGGCACACGACCTCGAACAAGCGGATCGAGACGCCGGATGACATGCAGGGTCTCAAGATCCGCGTGCCGAATGCGCCGCTATACATGATGTTCCCTGAGGCGCAGGGCGCGAACGCCACCCCGATCGCCTTTGCCGAGGTCTACCTCGCGCTGCAGCAGGGTGTGGTCGAGGCCGAGGAGAATCCGCTTCCCACCATCCAGTCGATGAAGTTTCACGAGGTTCAGGACTACGTCGTCTTGACGGGTCATATCACTGATAGCCTCGTGACCATCGTCAGCGGCAACGTCTGGGGTGGGCTTTCGGACGACGACAAGGCGATCTTCGATCAGGTACTGGCCGAGGCCGCCGAGGGCGTCACCGCCGATGTCGAGAAGTCCGAGCAGGAGCTGGTCGAGTACTTCAAGGGCGAAGGCTTGGAAATCATTGAGGTCGACCGCGAGCCGTTCCGTCAGAACGTGCTGCCGCTGCTGCAGGACGGCAGCCAGGACTGGTCGCCCGAGACTTTCGACAAGCTGCAAGCCGTAAAGTGA
- a CDS encoding TRAP transporter large permease subunit, which translates to MLPEIAMKQTASPPLARTVQPAPAARPFPRWRHAPEDVLGVAAFCVLAGVVFLQFFSRYVLGNSVAWTEEIARYLLIVTGFLGAVTAVREGTHIRVEFFYRYLPASCVWALRLAVALLLPVFFGVMAVVTWMLAQRTTTSMVSVDLPKSWLYFVVCGAFAMMCLRSLIAIPEASRQRETVLRSGLAALLAVALAGALLALSVWGWIADSAVATLFGALFFLLVVGMPIAAALTISCLLQVVLFTSLPTVVIAHRMINGLDSFPLLAIPFFILAGALMNTSGVTERLFDFAKSLVGWMRGGLGHVNVGASVIFSGMSGAAVADAGGLGAVEIKAMREAGYDAPFSVGLTAASSTIGPIIPPSLPMVIFGVAASTSVGQLFLAGIVPGLLMAAMLMVMVHVTAIRRGYGRDTALSLSRIWNTFRRAFLSLLMPVIIVGGIGFGLFTPTEAAIAAAAYALFLGTIVYRSLSLRALYGILRETFETTATVLLIVAAASVFSWFITSNQVPQFFASFFEDGDTSRIKVLLMINGILLVVGCFMETIAAITILVPILLPVALAAGVDPVHLGVIMVLNLMIGLLTPPVGMVVSVLARVSGMSFERCMAGTLPFLVPLLVSLLLVTFWPGLSLWLPSVVLR; encoded by the coding sequence ATGTTGCCGGAGATCGCCATGAAACAGACTGCTTCACCGCCCTTGGCGCGGACCGTACAACCCGCGCCCGCCGCGCGGCCGTTTCCACGATGGCGCCACGCACCCGAGGATGTGCTGGGCGTCGCCGCCTTCTGCGTGCTGGCTGGTGTCGTCTTCCTCCAGTTCTTCAGCCGGTATGTGCTGGGCAACTCGGTCGCCTGGACCGAGGAGATTGCCCGCTACCTGCTGATCGTGACCGGTTTCCTTGGGGCCGTTACAGCAGTCCGCGAAGGCACACACATAAGGGTCGAATTTTTCTATCGCTACCTGCCCGCCTCATGTGTCTGGGCGCTTCGATTAGCGGTGGCGCTGCTGCTGCCGGTTTTCTTCGGCGTGATGGCCGTGGTGACCTGGATGCTGGCGCAGCGCACGACGACCAGCATGGTCTCGGTCGACCTGCCGAAAAGCTGGCTGTACTTCGTGGTCTGCGGCGCGTTCGCCATGATGTGCCTGCGGTCTCTGATCGCCATCCCAGAGGCCTCGCGTCAGCGCGAAACAGTCCTACGGAGCGGCTTGGCCGCCCTACTGGCCGTGGCCCTTGCCGGAGCTTTGCTGGCCCTATCCGTCTGGGGATGGATCGCGGACAGCGCTGTTGCAACGCTGTTCGGCGCGCTTTTCTTTCTGCTGGTTGTGGGGATGCCGATTGCTGCCGCACTGACCATCAGTTGCCTGCTGCAGGTGGTGCTTTTCACCTCGCTACCCACCGTGGTCATCGCACACCGGATGATCAATGGACTGGACAGCTTTCCCTTGCTGGCTATCCCCTTTTTCATTCTCGCCGGAGCCCTGATGAACACATCGGGTGTCACCGAGCGGCTTTTCGATTTCGCCAAGTCACTGGTGGGTTGGATGCGCGGCGGGTTGGGGCACGTCAACGTCGGTGCGTCGGTCATCTTTTCTGGCATGTCGGGGGCGGCGGTGGCCGATGCCGGTGGTTTGGGCGCGGTCGAGATCAAGGCCATGCGCGAGGCAGGCTATGACGCGCCATTTTCGGTCGGGCTAACGGCAGCCTCGTCGACCATCGGCCCTATCATCCCGCCCAGCCTTCCCATGGTGATCTTCGGCGTCGCGGCTTCGACCTCGGTCGGGCAGTTGTTCTTGGCCGGGATCGTGCCGGGGCTACTGATGGCGGCGATGCTGATGGTCATGGTGCATGTCACGGCCATTCGGCGTGGTTACGGGCGGGATACGGCCCTGTCGCTGTCGCGTATCTGGAACACATTTCGCCGGGCATTCCTGTCTCTGCTGATGCCGGTCATTATTGTCGGTGGTATCGGCTTTGGCCTGTTCACGCCCACCGAGGCGGCCATCGCCGCGGCTGCCTATGCGCTGTTTCTGGGCACGATCGTCTATCGCAGCCTGTCGCTGCGTGCGCTCTATGGCATCCTGCGCGAGACTTTCGAGACCACGGCCACGGTGCTGTTGATCGTCGCGGCCGCCAGCGTATTCTCCTGGTTCATCACCAGCAACCAGGTGCCGCAATTCTTTGCCAGTTTTTTCGAAGATGGCGATACGAGCCGCATCAAGGTGCTGTTGATGATCAACGGGATCCTGTTGGTCGTGGGATGCTTCATGGAGACAATTGCCGCGATCACCATCCTTGTGCCGATCCTGCTGCCAGTAGCCTTGGCGGCCGGGGTCGATCCGGTGCACCTGGGCGTCATCATGGTGCTGAACCTGATGATCGGCCTGCTGACGCCGCCGGTGGGCATGGTTGTATCGGTGCTTGCGCGCGTTTCGGGCATGTCGTTCGAGCGCTGCATGGCGGGCACGCTGCCCTTCCTTGTTCCGCTGCTGGTCTCGTTGCTGCTCGTAACCTTCTGGCCCGGCCTGTCGCTGTGGCTGCCCAGCGTGGTTCTGCGCTGA
- a CDS encoding DUF4147 domain-containing protein — MDWTKQWLDAHMTKRPRSQDDAECLNSLLGIFRCCVDSARPDRCLPGHLPELNDRGRTVIAGIGKGGAEMARVAEAQYNDGDYSGVVVTKTGHGYASDRLAIHEGGHPVPNASGVAGARALVDSLRGLSSDDHLVALVSGGGSSLLTIPPDGTTLDEIAALNRALLASGMEIGQMNAVRRHVSPLANGGLARAAHPAQVTLLAISDVAGDDISVISSGPFSPDGSTPADALALLDRRGISVSEALRSHLKNSSTTGPMAKVQARLVASPGTALQAAETAARQAGYDVILLGDDLCGESREVAAQHARLAMKIYNEGRRGVVILSGGETTVTLRGPGLGGSNREYALALAVALDTAEGIHAVIADTDGTDGEGETAGASVAPDTLVRAQELGVSADDHLARNDSGRFFASLGDDLVTGPTMTNVNDFRAIMIA, encoded by the coding sequence GTGGATTGGACGAAGCAATGGCTGGACGCACACATGACGAAACGCCCACGCTCACAGGACGATGCCGAATGCCTGAACAGTTTGCTCGGCATATTTCGCTGTTGCGTCGACTCCGCCCGTCCGGATCGCTGCCTACCCGGCCACCTGCCCGAATTGAATGACCGCGGCCGAACCGTGATCGCGGGCATCGGCAAAGGCGGTGCGGAGATGGCTCGGGTTGCCGAAGCTCAATATAACGATGGAGACTATTCCGGCGTGGTGGTGACCAAGACGGGGCATGGATACGCTTCGGATCGACTGGCGATTCACGAGGGAGGGCACCCGGTACCTAATGCCTCCGGTGTCGCAGGTGCACGGGCCCTCGTTGACAGCCTGCGTGGCCTGAGCTCGGATGATCACCTCGTCGCTTTGGTCTCGGGCGGCGGCTCGTCTTTGCTGACTATACCGCCGGACGGTACAACGCTGGATGAGATCGCCGCGCTGAACCGCGCCCTGCTGGCGTCGGGGATGGAGATCGGGCAGATGAACGCAGTACGGAGGCATGTCTCGCCGCTGGCCAACGGCGGGTTGGCACGCGCGGCCCACCCCGCGCAAGTCACGCTGCTGGCGATTTCCGATGTGGCAGGCGACGACATCTCGGTGATCTCGTCCGGTCCATTCTCGCCCGACGGTTCTACCCCAGCCGATGCTCTGGCCCTGTTGGACAGGCGCGGCATTTCAGTATCCGAGGCGCTGCGATCCCACCTGAAAAACTCCAGCACAACTGGACCGATGGCGAAGGTGCAGGCGAGGCTTGTCGCCTCGCCAGGCACCGCCCTTCAGGCCGCCGAAACGGCGGCGCGACAAGCCGGGTACGACGTGATTTTGCTCGGTGATGATCTCTGTGGTGAAAGCCGCGAAGTCGCCGCGCAACACGCACGCCTGGCAATGAAAATCTATAACGAGGGACGGCGCGGCGTCGTGATATTGTCCGGCGGCGAAACCACTGTCACGCTGCGAGGCCCCGGTTTGGGCGGGTCAAACCGCGAATACGCCTTGGCGCTGGCTGTGGCGCTGGATACCGCCGAAGGCATTCACGCCGTGATCGCCGATACCGACGGCACGGATGGCGAAGGCGAGACTGCCGGGGCCAGCGTCGCCCCTGACACATTGGTCCGGGCGCAGGAGTTGGGCGTGAGCGCCGACGACCACCTAGCCCGAAACGACTCGGGACGCTTTTTCGCCTCTCTGGGGGATGATCTGGTGACCGGCCCGACAATGACCAACGTCAACGACTTTCGGGCGATCATGATCGCGTAA
- a CDS encoding GntR family transcriptional regulator — translation MAETLQSIIVRGSLLPGAKLNEHALAQKLEVSRGALREAVRMLERSGIVVIVPNRGVFVRELSVKDALDLFDVRHGIAAVAGRLGAMRATDKQLDELVALHEGMCQACEVRDLSRYFDLNSRFHTLIYETANNPRLADLDHRLSMELHLFRRRNLGNAVMLKASLREHKAIVDGFQERDSVAAATAFQKHIQSGRERMLEQLPDTVAAH, via the coding sequence TTGGCCGAGACGCTTCAGAGCATTATCGTTCGCGGGTCTCTGCTGCCCGGCGCCAAGCTGAATGAACACGCCCTTGCGCAAAAGCTGGAGGTCAGCCGCGGCGCGTTGCGCGAAGCGGTTAGGATGCTCGAACGCTCGGGCATAGTCGTCATCGTGCCGAACCGCGGCGTCTTCGTACGCGAGCTGTCCGTAAAGGATGCGCTAGACCTCTTCGACGTCCGCCACGGGATTGCGGCGGTGGCCGGCCGTCTGGGCGCCATGCGGGCCACGGATAAACAGCTCGACGAGTTGGTTGCCCTGCACGAGGGTATGTGCCAGGCCTGTGAGGTACGCGACCTGTCGCGCTACTTTGACCTGAACAGCCGCTTCCATACGCTGATCTACGAAACGGCGAACAACCCACGCCTCGCTGATTTGGACCACCGGCTGTCGATGGAGCTGCACCTGTTCCGCAGGCGGAACCTGGGCAACGCGGTTATGCTGAAGGCGTCGCTGCGCGAGCATAAGGCCATCGTCGACGGGTTCCAGGAGCGCGACTCGGTCGCCGCAGCAACTGCCTTTCAGAAACACATCCAGAGTGGGCGGGAACGCATGCTCGAACAATTGCCGGACACAGTCGCCGCTCACTGA
- a CDS encoding FAD-binding protein gives MTTLPIEIETIDTDVVVVGGGGAASRAALSARQQGADVHLVTKAAYGKGGSTVHGASEIMSMGAAAGFGDERDQPQVHFDDTMRAGEGFIDRDLVRVLAEDAPQRMRDLVELGVPFDQLPAGGYKLIKSDFGTYGRCAGVKGKTGKAFVRAIADEMKKLGVHIDAPVMLVDLLRDADGAVSGILALDQERQVLLHYRAPSVVLATGGIHGAFSSQVSTPEMTGDGQAIAYRHGAELVNLEFHQFGPALLHPYIQLFSKSCFVLEPKMTNAEGRAFLPDYLPDGIDTSEVYQEKVFPFTVSNPSRYIDISIAREVREGRGTPHGGVWFSFEDIPEADLDRNIPNTMRWMKQRGVDPRSEPIEVGIAFQCMNGGVRMTAATAESSIPGLFVVGEVAGGVRGPDRPGGNSLAEGQVFGHRAGSAAANVAAGKRPADDATLDESLDFLARVLSKGADSDFREPCAELRSAMQRECLVEKTAEGLADTRKIARDLRKELDQSLSATPETLIEALGIRNLAQSAELVLTACLDREETRSGHLRTDFPKTDDARFGHSFTYRRGETGEPDRQILNYRKTEEVA, from the coding sequence ATGACCACACTGCCAATCGAAATCGAAACGATCGACACGGACGTCGTTGTCGTAGGTGGCGGAGGCGCTGCATCCCGCGCCGCGCTGTCGGCACGCCAGCAGGGCGCCGATGTGCATCTCGTGACGAAGGCCGCTTACGGCAAGGGTGGGAGCACCGTGCACGGCGCCAGCGAGATCATGAGCATGGGCGCAGCCGCCGGATTCGGTGACGAACGCGACCAACCTCAGGTGCATTTCGACGACACTATGCGTGCCGGAGAAGGATTCATCGACCGCGACCTGGTGCGCGTGCTGGCCGAGGACGCGCCGCAGCGGATGCGCGATCTGGTCGAGCTGGGAGTACCCTTCGACCAGCTGCCGGCCGGCGGATACAAGCTGATCAAGAGCGACTTCGGAACTTATGGGCGTTGTGCAGGCGTCAAGGGCAAGACTGGCAAAGCCTTCGTCCGCGCCATCGCCGACGAGATGAAGAAGCTGGGCGTCCATATCGACGCGCCGGTCATGCTGGTCGATCTGTTGCGCGATGCCGATGGGGCGGTCAGCGGAATTCTCGCCCTCGACCAGGAACGGCAGGTGTTGCTGCATTATCGCGCGCCCAGCGTCGTTCTGGCGACGGGCGGCATACACGGCGCCTTTTCCAGCCAGGTCTCGACGCCAGAGATGACGGGCGACGGGCAGGCTATCGCCTATCGCCACGGGGCAGAATTGGTGAACCTGGAATTTCACCAGTTCGGGCCCGCGCTGCTGCATCCCTACATTCAGCTCTTCAGCAAGTCCTGTTTCGTGCTCGAACCCAAGATGACGAATGCCGAGGGGCGCGCATTCCTGCCGGATTACTTGCCCGACGGCATCGACACCAGCGAGGTTTACCAGGAGAAGGTCTTTCCCTTCACGGTGTCGAACCCGTCGCGCTACATCGACATCTCGATCGCTCGCGAGGTACGCGAAGGACGCGGCACGCCGCATGGCGGTGTCTGGTTCTCTTTCGAGGACATCCCCGAAGCAGACCTGGACCGCAATATTCCCAACACCATGCGCTGGATGAAACAGCGCGGCGTCGATCCGCGATCGGAACCTATCGAGGTGGGCATTGCCTTTCAATGCATGAACGGTGGCGTGCGGATGACCGCTGCCACGGCCGAAAGCTCGATTCCCGGCCTGTTCGTGGTGGGAGAAGTCGCGGGTGGCGTGCGCGGGCCGGATCGCCCTGGCGGCAATTCGCTGGCGGAGGGGCAAGTCTTTGGCCACCGCGCCGGTAGCGCCGCGGCCAACGTGGCAGCGGGCAAGCGCCCGGCAGACGATGCTACGCTGGACGAAAGCCTGGATTTCCTGGCTCGTGTGCTGTCGAAAGGCGCGGACTCCGATTTCCGTGAACCCTGTGCCGAACTACGCAGCGCCATGCAGCGAGAATGCCTGGTCGAAAAGACGGCCGAGGGTCTGGCGGATACTCGCAAGATCGCCCGCGATCTGCGAAAGGAGCTGGATCAATCGCTGTCGGCCACTCCTGAGACGCTGATCGAAGCGCTCGGAATCCGCAATCTGGCGCAGAGCGCCGAGCTTGTGCTGACTGCCTGCCTCGATCGCGAAGAGACGCGCTCAGGTCACCTGCGCACCGATTTCCCCAAGACCGATGACGCGCGTTTCGGCCACTCCTTTACCTATCGCCGCGGCGAGACGGGTGAGCCGGACCGCCAGATCCTAAATTATCGCAAGACAGAGGAAGTAGCATGA
- a CDS encoding CaiB/BaiF CoA-transferase family protein, producing the protein MTPGALDGIRILDLTAMTAGPVGTMMLGDLGADVIKVEDPKTGELSRSIGTVFVEGESSIFLSQNRNKRSVGLDLKSEDGRAAFLELARQVDVVIENFRPGTVDRLGVGYEAVKAINPRIIYASISAFGQSGPYAHLPANDPVIQAMSGLMHMTGEAEGAPVRIGSPYPDFGAAALMAFSVSTALFNRERTGQGQWIDLSLLSGALFSTIPRDGETFMNGEAPQRRGSGHPTFVPYRNYKGADGAYFFLACFTQKFWLAMCKAIGREDLIDDPRFVNNTDRCENRDALDAELEATFTKRPADEWLEILGTGNVPAAKIQDLHTALTEDPQIAHNKTVVSVNHPTAGDVRMQAHPVNYHGTPATYRRPAPRLGEHTREVLEEFGVSPEIRDRLTPEQAEA; encoded by the coding sequence ATGACACCCGGAGCACTTGACGGCATCCGTATCCTCGACCTGACCGCGATGACGGCGGGTCCAGTCGGTACGATGATGCTGGGAGACCTTGGCGCGGATGTGATCAAGGTCGAGGACCCCAAGACAGGCGAGCTATCGCGCAGCATCGGCACGGTTTTCGTCGAGGGCGAAAGCAGCATCTTCCTGTCCCAGAACCGCAACAAGCGCTCGGTGGGGCTGGACCTGAAATCCGAGGACGGGCGCGCGGCCTTTCTGGAACTGGCACGCCAGGTCGACGTGGTGATCGAGAACTTTCGCCCCGGCACTGTCGATCGGTTGGGCGTGGGGTACGAAGCCGTCAAGGCAATCAACCCGCGCATCATCTATGCCTCGATCTCGGCCTTCGGGCAGAGCGGGCCTTATGCCCATTTGCCGGCCAACGATCCGGTTATCCAGGCGATGAGCGGGCTGATGCACATGACCGGCGAGGCCGAAGGTGCGCCGGTGCGCATCGGCAGCCCCTATCCCGATTTCGGCGCGGCGGCTCTGATGGCCTTTTCCGTATCGACTGCGCTTTTCAACCGTGAGCGGACGGGGCAGGGACAATGGATCGACCTGTCCCTGCTGTCGGGCGCGCTGTTCAGCACAATTCCGCGTGATGGCGAGACATTCATGAATGGCGAGGCGCCGCAACGGCGGGGCAGCGGGCATCCTACCTTCGTTCCGTATCGCAACTACAAAGGTGCAGACGGCGCCTATTTCTTCCTTGCCTGTTTCACGCAGAAGTTCTGGCTGGCGATGTGCAAGGCCATCGGGCGCGAGGACCTGATCGACGATCCCCGGTTCGTCAACAACACCGACCGCTGCGAGAACCGCGATGCGTTGGATGCTGAGTTGGAGGCGACCTTCACCAAACGGCCGGCGGACGAATGGCTGGAGATCCTCGGCACCGGCAATGTGCCCGCAGCCAAGATTCAGGATTTGCACACGGCGCTGACCGAGGATCCGCAGATCGCGCACAACAAAACCGTAGTTTCAGTCAATCACCCCACGGCAGGCGATGTGCGAATGCAGGCGCATCCCGTCAACTACCACGGCACGCCCGCGACCTATCGTAGGCCCGCGCCCCGGTTGGGCGAACACACCCGCGAGGTGCTTGAAGAATTCGGCGTGTCGCCGGAAATTCGGGATCGCCTGACCCCCGAACAGGCCGAGGCCTGA
- a CDS encoding D-2-hydroxyacid dehydrogenase, whose amino-acid sequence MKTIAFLDRGTLAPHIDIRRPSFDHDWKEWERTAPDQVVERLQGAEIAILNKVRITREHLDALPDLKMIAIAATGSDNIDLEACTDKGVIVSNIRAYAVNTVPEHTFAMILALRRGLLPYRQAIENGRWQESGQFCFFDHQVHDLAGSTLGIIGEGAIGQAVATIGRAFGMRVLFAAHKGVEGLGPLYTPFDQALAESDVLTLHCPLTPATRDLLSDREFDLMERRPVVVNTARGGLIDETALARALRDGRISGAGMDVATQEPPAPENPLMQLMDHPNFLFTPHTAWASTEAMQSLADQLIDNVAAYERGEPRHTVGGKKQ is encoded by the coding sequence ATGAAAACCATTGCCTTCCTCGACCGCGGCACTCTGGCGCCGCACATCGACATCCGTCGCCCGTCCTTCGATCACGACTGGAAAGAGTGGGAGCGTACCGCTCCGGACCAGGTGGTCGAGCGTCTGCAGGGCGCCGAGATTGCCATTCTGAACAAGGTGCGCATCACCCGCGAGCATCTGGATGCGCTGCCCGACCTGAAAATGATCGCAATCGCCGCTACGGGATCGGACAATATCGACTTGGAGGCCTGCACCGACAAGGGCGTGATCGTCTCCAACATTCGGGCCTACGCGGTGAACACGGTTCCCGAACATACCTTTGCGATGATCCTCGCCTTACGGCGCGGTCTGCTGCCCTATCGGCAGGCCATTGAGAACGGGCGCTGGCAGGAGTCCGGCCAATTCTGTTTCTTCGATCACCAAGTGCACGACTTGGCGGGCTCCACTTTGGGCATCATCGGCGAGGGTGCGATCGGTCAGGCTGTCGCCACCATTGGGCGAGCCTTCGGTATGCGGGTGCTGTTCGCTGCACACAAGGGTGTCGAAGGGCTGGGGCCACTTTACACGCCATTTGATCAGGCATTGGCCGAATCGGACGTGCTGACCCTGCACTGCCCGTTGACGCCAGCGACGCGCGATCTGCTTTCGGACCGCGAGTTCGACCTGATGGAACGGCGTCCCGTAGTGGTGAACACTGCGCGGGGTGGCCTGATCGACGAGACCGCATTGGCGCGAGCCCTGCGCGACGGGCGCATCTCGGGTGCGGGCATGGACGTGGCGACACAAGAGCCACCCGCGCCGGAGAACCCCCTGATGCAATTGATGGATCACCCGAACTTCCTGTTCACACCTCATACGGCTTGGGCCAGCACCGAAGCCATGCAGTCGCTGGCCGACCAGTTGATCGACAACGTCGCGGCCTATGAACGTGGAGAGCCGCGCCACACAGTTGGAGGCAAAAAGCAGTAG
- a CDS encoding HpcH/HpaI aldolase/citrate lyase family protein: MKTNKNPDLFPNVARQKLDAGELAVGLGVRQGRTSDTAMVAKSCGFDWLFIDMEHNSMDLDAAAQMCVSALPTGVTPIVRVPGPESFHATRILDAGAMGVIVPHVDTPDEARRVADICKFPPLGNRSVPGSMPQLGYAAYSQEDCCRLLNESTLIVVMLETEEAIEAADEIAAIDGIDVLLIGTSDLSADMGIHGQFDHPRIRAAYERVIAACRKHGKHPGMGGIYTPTIMQKYVSLGARFLLGGSDLSLLMQAGRERMRFLDSLLEPQKDSEVA; this comes from the coding sequence ATGAAGACGAACAAAAATCCCGACCTTTTCCCCAACGTCGCCCGGCAGAAGCTGGATGCCGGCGAGCTGGCTGTGGGCCTTGGGGTCAGGCAGGGGCGCACATCGGACACCGCCATGGTTGCCAAATCCTGCGGCTTTGACTGGCTGTTCATCGACATGGAGCACAACAGCATGGACCTTGATGCGGCCGCGCAGATGTGCGTCTCCGCGCTGCCCACGGGCGTTACACCCATCGTCCGCGTTCCGGGGCCCGAGTCTTTCCACGCAACGCGCATTCTGGACGCTGGCGCCATGGGGGTCATCGTACCACACGTGGATACGCCCGATGAGGCGCGCCGGGTCGCGGACATCTGCAAATTCCCGCCTCTCGGCAACCGCTCCGTGCCCGGCTCGATGCCGCAGCTGGGTTATGCTGCCTATTCGCAGGAGGATTGCTGTCGGCTATTGAACGAAAGCACATTGATCGTCGTCATGCTGGAGACCGAGGAGGCCATCGAGGCCGCCGACGAGATCGCTGCCATTGACGGCATCGACGTGCTGCTGATCGGCACCAGCGATCTGTCGGCTGACATGGGCATTCACGGTCAGTTCGATCATCCCCGGATCCGCGCCGCCTACGAGCGCGTGATTGCCGCCTGCCGCAAGCACGGCAAGCACCCTGGCATGGGTGGCATCTACACGCCTACGATCATGCAAAAATACGTCAGCCTCGGCGCGCGGTTTTTGCTGGGTGGTTCGGACCTGTCTCTGCTGATGCAGGCGGGCAGGGAACGAATGCGGTTCCTCGACTCGCTGCTCGAGCCGCAGAAGGACAGCGAAGTTGCGTGA
- a CDS encoding enoyl-CoA hydratase/isomerase family protein, with product MRDLPDISGLVTELNEAGVLRITLARPPLNLLTQDLRHALGTLFGEVPPEVRAVVLTGSSETFCAGADMTEFSQRFERATACRHGANGHRMMRNLVRCPVPVIAAVEGPCLGGGYELALACDWIVAGQGARLGLPEIKRGIFPGTAGIPLLARRLGVHAARMAIMAGAMVDADEARQQGMIDELVPQGDALQRATTMSETIAASPAQAIRAIKRLGDHDFLDRFDSHLMAEIDAFEDIFQTADAREGCAAFFDKRTPQWVRPKNGPEQ from the coding sequence TTGCGTGACCTGCCGGACATATCCGGCCTGGTGACCGAGCTGAACGAGGCGGGAGTCCTGCGGATCACGCTGGCTCGCCCGCCGCTAAACCTGCTGACGCAGGATTTGCGGCACGCCCTCGGGACGCTGTTCGGCGAGGTCCCACCCGAGGTTCGGGCGGTGGTGCTGACCGGCAGCTCAGAGACATTTTGCGCCGGGGCGGACATGACCGAGTTCTCGCAGCGCTTCGAGCGGGCAACGGCATGTCGGCACGGCGCCAACGGTCACCGGATGATGCGCAACCTCGTGCGCTGCCCGGTACCCGTGATTGCTGCGGTCGAGGGGCCGTGTCTGGGCGGCGGGTACGAGCTGGCCTTGGCGTGCGACTGGATCGTCGCAGGGCAAGGCGCGCGCCTCGGCCTGCCCGAAATCAAGCGCGGCATCTTTCCGGGCACGGCGGGCATTCCGCTGCTGGCGCGACGGCTGGGTGTTCACGCGGCCCGAATGGCGATCATGGCCGGCGCCATGGTCGATGCCGACGAGGCGCGCCAGCAGGGCATGATCGACGAATTGGTGCCGCAGGGTGACGCCTTGCAGAGAGCCACGACGATGTCGGAAACGATCGCGGCCTCTCCCGCGCAGGCTATCCGAGCCATCAAGCGGCTGGGCGACCACGACTTCCTCGACCGCTTCGACAGCCACCTGATGGCCGAGATCGACGCCTTCGAGGACATCTTTCAGACGGCGGATGCGCGAGAAGGCTGCGCCGCCTTCTTTGACAAGCGCACCCCTCAATGGGTGCGACCCAAGAACGGACCGGAGCAATGA